In the genome of Ensifer adhaerens, one region contains:
- a CDS encoding transcriptional regulator, DeoR family, producing MPDRDMLHEERLALIEAKLRNEGRVFAAHLASEFEVSVDTIRRDLRELAADGRCQRVYGGALPAAPRTGTHQQRRVQMPDRKRLLAQAAARLVEPGSVVFIDAGTTNLAIVAALPADTPITLVTNAPAVAAFALDRPSWRLIQIGGVVDIGLGAALGAAALRDLAAISPDLAFIGVCGFDLTAGASAHSLEEAEFKRQVALRAREVAVALTDDKLLTQAPFPTFAASACTHAIFEATASSATVAAIGELGLNTIIAGAI from the coding sequence ATGCCTGATCGTGACATGCTTCATGAGGAACGCCTTGCCCTTATAGAGGCGAAACTGCGCAATGAGGGGCGGGTTTTTGCTGCTCATCTCGCCAGCGAATTCGAGGTTTCCGTCGACACGATCCGTCGTGATCTGCGGGAATTGGCTGCAGACGGCCGGTGTCAGCGGGTTTATGGCGGCGCGCTGCCGGCAGCCCCCCGCACGGGCACGCATCAGCAGCGGCGGGTGCAGATGCCGGATCGCAAGCGACTGCTTGCTCAGGCGGCGGCGCGGCTTGTCGAGCCTGGCTCCGTAGTCTTCATAGATGCAGGTACGACCAATCTGGCCATTGTCGCCGCGTTGCCGGCCGACACGCCGATCACGCTGGTCACCAATGCGCCCGCCGTTGCAGCCTTCGCTCTTGATCGTCCATCGTGGCGGCTGATCCAGATTGGAGGCGTGGTCGACATCGGGCTCGGCGCGGCTCTCGGAGCGGCTGCCTTGCGAGATCTGGCGGCGATTTCGCCCGATCTCGCCTTCATTGGCGTCTGCGGGTTCGATCTGACGGCTGGTGCCTCGGCGCATTCGTTGGAGGAGGCCGAGTTCAAGCGCCAGGTTGCCCTGCGTGCGCGAGAGGTGGCCGTGGCGCTCACCGACGACAAGCTTCTCACACAGGCGCCCTTTCCGACTTTTGCTGCCTCGGCCTGCACGCATGCGATCTTCGAGGCCACCGCTTCTTCCGCAACGGTTGCCGCAATCGGCGAACTCGGCCTCAACACGATCATCGCCGGCGCTATCTGA